The Synechococcus sp. MW101C3 genome has a segment encoding these proteins:
- a CDS encoding MraY family glycosyltransferase, translating into MSLLRNPVIAAFVTFGVASLLTALVVPLVRRLGLRLGLFDPPDSRKQHSIPMVRLGGVGMVLGFSLALTCIWALGGFGTLSPAKDQLIWTTLAGSLCFFVIGLADDLFALPPLPRLAGQVAVAMVVWSQGVRIGAIDLPFGLFGQPPASLVLPDALSLLATLIWLVGITNAINWIDGLDGLAAGVGGIAAIGLLSVSFSLQQSAAGLLAAALAGACFGFLRHNFNPARIFMGDGGSYFLGFALAAISIVGPAKGLTTVSLLFPLLILSLPLADMSAVIMGRLSEGHSPFYPDRRHLHHRLLRAGFSHRRTVLLIYAFTQWLATLALVAANVEMRFLWLAIATAILIGAVMGSRSHLAAQLPAPPCDGGGNRPS; encoded by the coding sequence GTGAGTCTTCTCCGCAACCCGGTCATCGCGGCCTTCGTCACCTTCGGTGTCGCGTCCCTGCTTACGGCGTTGGTGGTGCCGCTGGTGCGGCGGCTCGGGTTGCGGTTAGGTCTGTTCGACCCGCCCGATTCACGCAAGCAGCACAGCATCCCGATGGTGCGGCTGGGCGGGGTGGGCATGGTGCTCGGGTTCTCGCTGGCGCTCACCTGCATCTGGGCGCTGGGGGGCTTCGGCACCCTCTCGCCCGCGAAAGACCAGCTGATCTGGACGACGCTGGCGGGCTCGCTCTGTTTCTTCGTGATCGGCCTGGCGGACGACCTGTTCGCCCTGCCGCCCCTGCCCCGGCTTGCGGGTCAGGTGGCCGTGGCCATGGTGGTCTGGAGCCAGGGCGTGCGCATCGGCGCGATCGATCTGCCGTTCGGCCTGTTCGGCCAGCCGCCGGCGAGCCTCGTGCTTCCCGATGCGCTGAGCCTGCTGGCCACGCTGATCTGGCTGGTGGGCATCACCAATGCGATCAACTGGATCGACGGCCTCGACGGGCTGGCCGCGGGCGTGGGCGGCATTGCCGCGATCGGTCTGTTGTCGGTGAGTTTCAGCCTGCAGCAGAGCGCCGCCGGGCTGCTGGCCGCCGCGCTGGCGGGGGCCTGCTTCGGTTTTCTGCGCCACAACTTCAACCCCGCCCGCATCTTCATGGGCGATGGCGGCTCCTACTTCCTCGGCTTCGCTCTGGCGGCGATCAGCATCGTGGGGCCGGCCAAGGGGCTCACCACCGTGAGCCTGCTGTTTCCGCTGCTGATCCTGTCGCTGCCCCTGGCGGACATGTCGGCGGTGATCATGGGCCGGCTCAGCGAGGGCCATTCCCCCTTCTATCCCGACCGGCGCCACCTGCACCACCGCTTGCTGCGGGCCGGCTTCAGCCATCGCCGCACGGTGCTGCTGATCTATGCCTTCACCCAATGGCTGGCCACCCTGGCGCTGGTAGCCGCCAACGTGGAGATGCGCTTCCTCTGGCTGGCGATCGCCACCGCCATCCTGATCGGCGCCGTGATGGGGTCGCGCAGCCACCTCGCGGCCCAGCTGCCCGCTCCCCCCTGCGACGGCGGCGGCAACCGACCCAGCTGA